In Mesorhizobium sp. M9A.F.Ca.ET.002.03.1.2, the DNA window GGAGCCCACAAGGATAGCGCTGGCATGGACTTCTATGCCTTGACCCTGTCGGCCGGCTTCAAGCTGACGTTTTAAGCGCAGTCATTTCTGACGCTGAGCACGTAAGACCATGCGTGCATTAAGGACGCACAATGCCTCTGCGCGCAATCCATTCAATCGCGGCTATCCAAGCGGCGCCGACGTCGGCCAGGATCTCAGGATTGTCCGGGCGGTCCGCCAGGCCTGGTATGGCCGGCGTGGAGGTGTTGTCCGCCGGTCATCCCGTCGATTTTAAGGTCCCGACGGCCGTCTGGCACCGGTGCGCGAGCCGCCAGAAAAGCGTGGCCTTCCGCGCGATCCCGAAGCCACAAACCGTGAGAACCCGTGCGACACCGCCGCATCACGTCGTGTCAAGGCGTAAGGCAATTTCCTTGTTCTACATCCTCTCGCTGGCCAGCAGCACTATCCGCGCCCGTCGCGGCAGGCCTTGCGCCGTGCCTCGACGCCGGACCAGACCCTCCAGTTCACTCGGCTCTGCTGCGGAGCCAGCGCCTTGAGCAGCGGCCAACCTGGACTCGTCCCGTCCTCGAAAAGCAAATTGTTACGCAGATGCTTGTCCACCCTGACCCGAGCCATCCTCCTGCACGCTTTCGCCGTTGCGCGCGACGAAGACCGCAACGCTTCATCGCGCTTGGCGTAGTGGCACCAGGGACCGCCCATCGAATGACTCATGCGAGGCATCTCAAGGCTGTCCGCGGTCCAGCGCCAGATCTCCGCCTCGCCCGAGGCGCGCAGAGCTGGCCGGTTGTGCAGGAGCCGTAGGCAATATTCGCCGTCCTTGTTCGGATGGGTAACGCTTGCGTCTCCCGTCGCATTCTACCTCGCTTTCCGAACGTAGCCGTGATGCGAACTCTTGCTGCATATAAAGTCGAATCAGGGGGATTTGGATCATACGATACGGAGGCTTGACTTTGGCAGTCGCTCTGCGACATTACCTATATAAAGGTCGAAATGAGGTGATATGGCTCCTGGATAGGTCACGGAGACCCGAATGACGGCAACGCATAAACGCACCTATTCGCGCTACGCAATGGAAGCGCTTGGCCTTTTCGGTAAGACCATCCGGCTGGGCCGGATGCAGCACCGGTTAACCGCACAGGAGTTAGCCGAGAGAATCGGTGTTTCACGCAGCACCCTGCAGCGCATCGAGAAGGGCGATCCCAAAGTTGAAATCGGACTGATGTTCGAAGCTGCTGCCATTGTCGGTGTGAAGCTGTTCGATGCGGACGGCAAGGGCATCACAGCCCTCACAGGCCGCATGGAAGATCGCATCGCGCTGCTGCCGAAGCACGTCTACAAGGCCGGCAAGCAGATCGTCGATGAGTTCTAAGGTCCCCAAGTACGACGAAGCCTATGTCTGGGTCTGGCTGCCGGGCGAGACCGCGCCGGTTGTCGCCGGGCGGCTATATGCCCATGACGGACTCGTCAGCTTCAACTATGGCAGGAGCTTTCGTGAACTGGGCAGCGCGATCCCGCTTTATCTCCCGGAACTGCCCCTGAAGGCAGGCGAATTGCCTTTGCTTCCTGGCCTAACCATGCCGGGATGCATCCGCGATGCTGCCCCCGATGCCTGGGGACGACGGGTTATCCTAAACCGCAAATTCGGTGTGAAGGGCGATGAAATCGCGCGGCTCGATATTTCAGAACTGACGTTCCTGCTGGAATCAGGCTCGGACCGCATCGGCGCGCTCGATTTTCAGTTTTCGCCCACGAATTACGAGCCGCGCGCACTGGCCAATGCCACTCTCGAAGAGCTTGTCCAATCGGCGGAGCGGGTAGAGAAAGGTATTCCGCTCACCCCCGAATTAGATCAGGCGCTGCATCACGGCAGCTCGATCGGCGGCGCAAGGCCAAAGGCGCTGATCGAGGACGACGCCATCAAGCATGTCGCGAAATTTTCCTCGTCTGCCGACCTTTACAGCGTCGTCAAAGGAGAATTCATAGCCATGCGGCTTGCCGCCTTGTGCGGCATCAGAGCGGCATCCGTCTCGCTCGTTCGCGCCGCAGGCAAGGACGTGTTGCTCGTCGAGCGATTCGACCGGATCAAGGTCACGGGCGGCTGGCAACGCAAATCCATGGTCTCAGCGCTGACGATGCTCGCGCTCGATGAGATGATGGCGCGTTACGCCAGCTACCAGGATTTGGCGGAGATCATTCGCCACCGATTCACCGCGCCGTCGGAAACTCTGCGCGAGTTGTTCAGCCGCATTGTCTTCAACATACTTTGCGGCAACACCGACGATCATGCCCGCAACCATGCGGCATTCTGGGACGGAGCTAAGCTCACCCTCACGCCTGCTTACGATATCTGTCCGCAGGCCCGCAGTGGCCAGGAGGCCAGCCAGGCCATGCTCATCAGCGGCAATAACCGCATGAGCCGGATCGCCTCCTGCCTTGAAGCCGCGCATCACTTCCTGCTCAGCGCGCCGGAAGCTCTTGCGATTGTTGAAGGCCAGCTCCGATGCATTGCGGAGAATTGGCCGCGTGTCAGCGAGGAAGCTACGCTATCCGGCACAGATCGCAATCTGTTCTGGGGCCGACAGTTCCTCAATCCCTACGCTTTTACGGCGCTGGAAGGGAGCGCCGACGTTCTCCGCGCTCTGGCTGACGAACTACGCAACAGTGTTCACGCCTGATCCGGCGCTGGATTTCGGACAAGCTCGGCAAGTGCAAGACGCCCACAATATGGACAATCCTGCCGTGCCAGCACGAAGACATGAACAGACTGCTCTTCGACAGCGACAACG includes these proteins:
- a CDS encoding helix-turn-helix transcriptional regulator, with product MTATHKRTYSRYAMEALGLFGKTIRLGRMQHRLTAQELAERIGVSRSTLQRIEKGDPKVEIGLMFEAAAIVGVKLFDADGKGITALTGRMEDRIALLPKHVYKAGKQIVDEF
- a CDS encoding HipA domain-containing protein, with amino-acid sequence MSSKVPKYDEAYVWVWLPGETAPVVAGRLYAHDGLVSFNYGRSFRELGSAIPLYLPELPLKAGELPLLPGLTMPGCIRDAAPDAWGRRVILNRKFGVKGDEIARLDISELTFLLESGSDRIGALDFQFSPTNYEPRALANATLEELVQSAERVEKGIPLTPELDQALHHGSSIGGARPKALIEDDAIKHVAKFSSSADLYSVVKGEFIAMRLAALCGIRAASVSLVRAAGKDVLLVERFDRIKVTGGWQRKSMVSALTMLALDEMMARYASYQDLAEIIRHRFTAPSETLRELFSRIVFNILCGNTDDHARNHAAFWDGAKLTLTPAYDICPQARSGQEASQAMLISGNNRMSRIASCLEAAHHFLLSAPEALAIVEGQLRCIAENWPRVSEEATLSGTDRNLFWGRQFLNPYAFTALEGSADVLRALADELRNSVHA